The proteins below come from a single Carnobacterium divergens DSM 20623 genomic window:
- a CDS encoding DUF1456 family protein — translation MNKNDILVRLRYALDLKDQEMVDIFKLGDLDVTKETVQKMLAKIKTAATNNEETEEFADNEYELACDNQTLESFLNGLIVLKRGKQEPKPGAPKKQEFMIKDQRSVNNVLFKKLKIALSLTSDDILDILDEAGVYLSNSELSAVLRKEGHRNYKECGDRYARNFLKGLTMRYRA, via the coding sequence ATGAATAAAAACGATATACTAGTACGATTAAGATACGCTTTAGATCTTAAAGATCAAGAGATGGTCGACATTTTTAAGCTGGGGGACTTGGATGTTACGAAAGAAACAGTCCAAAAAATGCTAGCAAAAATAAAAACGGCAGCAACAAACAACGAAGAAACTGAAGAATTTGCTGATAATGAATACGAACTAGCTTGCGATAATCAAACATTAGAATCCTTTTTAAATGGTCTGATTGTTTTAAAAAGAGGGAAACAAGAACCAAAACCCGGAGCGCCTAAAAAACAAGAATTTATGATTAAAGATCAACGTAGTGTAAATAATGTGCTCTTTAAAAAATTAAAAATCGCACTTTCTCTAACGAGTGATGATATCCTTGATATTTTAGATGAAGCAGGCGTTTATCTTTCAAATAGTGAATTGAGTGCGGTGCTTAGAAAAGAAGGACATCGCAACTATAAAGAATGCGGCGACCGTTATGCACGTAATTTCTTAAAAG
- a CDS encoding DUF916 and DUF3324 domain-containing protein, translated as MKKAILLLFFCMISNLNLFTNVEAASMGYSVKANLPENQIDKNKTYFDLKMDPNQKEEISLTVKNSSEEEIILNIVPNNSKTNQNGVIDYSDENLEKDKSLKYSLTDIISSKQKIKLNPGETKDVTFSIKMPNEELQGIILGGFYIYREDNETKNTNENLQIKNSYSYVIGIQLSQNTIKVDPKLSLNKIKPALQNYHTVVTANIQNSKPTIINNLIIDAKVTKEGESKVIHETNKQGMSMAPNSNFDFPISWDNEPLEAGDYTLHLKINTGEKEWSFDKNFSIGKEDTKKLNDEAVNIDKKEINWNIVALTISILLIICGITIVGLTIRHKKKIDREKKIKAARIKKRRKAKNSERNKKKIT; from the coding sequence TTGAAAAAAGCAATACTATTACTGTTTTTTTGCATGATAAGCAATCTAAATTTATTTACCAACGTTGAGGCTGCTTCTATGGGATATTCAGTTAAAGCCAATTTACCTGAAAATCAAATTGATAAAAATAAAACATATTTTGATTTAAAAATGGACCCAAATCAAAAAGAAGAAATTTCGTTAACTGTAAAAAACAGTTCAGAAGAAGAAATTATATTAAACATTGTACCTAATAATTCAAAAACAAATCAAAATGGTGTAATAGACTACAGTGACGAAAATTTAGAAAAAGATAAGTCTCTTAAATACTCACTAACAGATATTATATCGAGCAAGCAAAAAATTAAACTAAATCCAGGTGAAACTAAAGATGTAACATTTAGTATTAAAATGCCTAATGAAGAGTTACAAGGAATTATTTTAGGCGGGTTTTATATATATAGAGAGGATAATGAAACTAAAAATACAAATGAAAACTTACAAATAAAAAATTCATATTCGTATGTCATTGGAATTCAATTATCACAAAATACTATTAAAGTTGATCCTAAATTAAGCCTTAATAAAATTAAACCAGCGTTACAAAATTACCATACAGTTGTTACTGCAAATATTCAAAATAGTAAACCAACAATCATTAATAATTTGATTATAGATGCAAAAGTAACAAAAGAAGGTGAATCTAAAGTAATTCATGAAACAAACAAGCAGGGAATGTCTATGGCACCTAATTCAAACTTTGATTTTCCTATTAGTTGGGATAATGAGCCGTTAGAAGCAGGTGATTATACTCTCCATTTAAAAATTAATACAGGTGAAAAGGAATGGAGCTTTGATAAAAATTTTTCGATTGGTAAAGAAGATACAAAAAAATTAAATGATGAGGCTGTAAACATTGATAAAAAAGAAATAAATTGGAACATAGTCGCACTGACAATTTCTATACTGTTAATAATCTGCGGAATTACAATTGTTGGGTTAACGATTAGACATAAAAAGAAAATTGATAGAGAGAAAAAAATAAAAGCTGCCAGAATAAAAAAAAGAAGGAAGGCAAAAAATAGTGAAAGAAACAAGAAAAAAATCACATAA